DNA sequence from the Grus americana isolate bGruAme1 chromosome Z, bGruAme1.mat, whole genome shotgun sequence genome:
CCCAAGTCTCCATAGTAGCCATGACTCACCCCTCCCATTGTGGCATGGGCCACCACCAGACTGCTGCCCACTGTGGCACGGCACATCACCGTGGTTTATTCCCAGAGCTGGCGTCATGGTTGATTACTTAACTTGGTGTCAGtgtgtcaccgaaatccgggaatagacctcgtaacaccaatgtagtgttaaaaggcaggctttctttattgcagcgctggatgcacggggcatagctccacccaacgtgcatgccaggtgatcaccaacacacaggttatatagaatcaaaatatacatattcattatatttccaagaaaagacagtcctatgataatcatttctgggaaatcatttccatattctcctccccgtcacacatgctcagtgatttgagtcggtggtcctcaagggtctctggtggtcatcagtggtcttgcacctgtgtccgctggatgacctccttcatgcagacaTGCGCAGTAcccttgttgtaggtgcatctacccatagcaacttacttcataagattaatattcccgggcctattgtccggttgggtagggactgtacaaggaacatagcagcattgtatcttgccatggtcagttagcttcattacctattaccttggttacaaactaatttccCAATCTCATTCTATACCTACCTTATAACTTTaagttacaaatataatcaaattatcctaacttttatataatcaacttttgattgctttgtcaaaatatatgtgacatttcccccctttgaaagttttgaaaattaattcaatacTTTCATtatactaattattttctatgttggaggaaactctgggattgtttgtcttttttgctgttttgcaacATCTTGGacgatcatatgagtgaaagtagcttcacgagtaatttgctttttcagatatgttaaccgatttatcattttccaggctatgacatacaatattgctgacaaaatcaaactgatcaaaaccaatattaagagaatcacgatggggtgacacaacttgtttaggatgcctgtagcagtaggtgaccatccgaaaagtgtgtcccaccatctaagttctgcatctctctgcgctctttcaaaaactcggtgtatttctttcacattgtgatgaacagttattagggTGTTTTGTCCgttttccctaatttttttcagaattgcaatcaaatccttgtGTTGTAATAATTGTTTCACTAAAGtgagattcattccaatgggtaCGGGTAATAATTCATGAATCATCATGTAATTggactgcaaaagttggtgagatgtgactggggtcgaataagaaaagtcacatccatcaatcttagtaaaattacaaacacaaaaatttgaatgatttttaatctctacgactatcttatctacatataaagaATCACAAATAGTCCTTAAACATATacagcccttaccaatatatataataactgttttagggttctcgttaggatgaacctcaaaatggcaaatattttgttcactATCCAGGCAAATATCTTGTGTTTCAATTGCGTTAtcttcacagacaaatccttgttgttctcgcacgatgtaagattccaaattaacagtttgccatttttcattcatttttcgggcccatactctatgctcggaaggatagagtatagttccgttgtggttcaaccctaatgcaacaatgggataaattgagtatatagtagcattagatatagtgagcacaaaagttgtagctgtgtttgtaacgggatcataagtaaagtttaccaggctccaccaggactggagttctttctcaaaatcagtagcactgtcccaaactattttcctaatttcagtggggagagtgccttcttcaccttctcttataattgaggcggctaccgactgcatccataattgagcctggatacaactaagagccaaagagaggttattcTGGACCACCCCAAGTACGTCTGTAACTAATTTGTGGTCCcttatatttattctttcccatgttggcaatatatttgacaacagccactggttagttcTTAGAGCCAATAAAGAAGATCGTAAGggttgttgtaatttagccaaatcactTACTGAAGCTGCcaatttgttcattattacttctgaatcaatgctatttaaaactcccaatcctgttcccGAAACACCAGTCAAGTCTCTCCAtgtccttttcatagtaagagttcgtTTCTGTAGCCAGGTTGTCCATCtctcatatgaaatttttaagaaaggtgaacaagctggttgaatatTTGAAACATTGTTTCGCATTGACAATTCAACTCGTTTGAGAGACCATGCtgggttaaacaacatttgttgcaagcctgtatttctaatcacatatggtccaatttcaaagattttcgaattaagcgcaacaattggttgggtagtaggtattatgacatctattttaagtTGTCCCCAGTATTTGGtattatttttaccacatattactttatgggagtattgtacagcagtcaaatttaaccaacagtctaaattttgatttttacacaaaatagggccatgtggtccaatttcataactgtttataggttcaatgcgagattcagtgattaatctgcatcttattgtgatgtcatttccttgtggtaccataaaagagggggtgacttcacctttactagttaacgtaaagagagtatctgtatcagcatgcgtgactactgcaacaagcatcactaggggtttagttacagcatttattttgaatttaaatgtaagacCTGACAGTCCTCCTGTCAATGGATTAGGTCGTCAATTGCACACCACATaaactggtttagttaaagtaaaattatgtcaacaatctccttgttccttaatacaggatttggtgatttcaacattattggtactagGGTCTAAAGAGTAGTTACCGACATTCTGTTGGCGGCAACACGTAATGAGAGAATTTTGcttgttacatttccattcagcgGTGGGACAGAGTCTCGTAATATTAGAACTAGGGTCTAATAGATTTCCGGAGATGGTAATTGAggaagctttctcatgaagagatccttccatctttctacatcctacttgaattctttccCCAATTGCTCCAGTCAAGACAcggacccagtcctttctgtcccatgcccactcaggtgggtggtaaacttcagattcatgcattattacagtggctaaatttggggaacggtctttgggatatggtcccacactccCAGTATATTGGACAACagcttgggaccatggccattctgtatttctttggctacaaattagtgatgaaatacaaaaaagtgttatcagtctaatcaaacaattcataatattcataattgaatagataacaggctaaagaaattgatccttagaatttttacacagtctaagtttcaaaggtccctcttgcgTACATGTCCACTGATCTGGCGGTGCGTTCTTTATTCGAGTGCagtgaatccaaggctccactccttctaccttgatcgcggtataagttgttaacagtacctggaaaggtTCCATTCACTTCtcctggagtggttcagaaccccATGTCCTTATATACACAAAGTCACCCGGCTGGTATGGATGTACAG
Encoded proteins:
- the LOC129199870 gene encoding uncharacterized protein LOC129199870 — its product is MLVAVVTHADTDTLFTLTSKGEVTPSFMVPQGNDITIRCRLITESRIEPINSYEIGPHGPILCKNQNLDCWLNLTAVQYSHKVICGKNNTKYWGQLKIDVIIPTTQPIVALNSKIFEIGPYVIRNTGLQQMLFNPAWSLKRVELSMRNNVSNIQPACSPFLKISYERWTTWLQKRTLTMKRTWRDLTGVSGTGLGVLNSIDSEVIMNKLAASVSDLAKLQQPLRSSLLALRTNQWLLSNILPTWERINIRDHKLVTDVLGVVQNNLSLALSCIQAQLWMQSVAASIIREGEEGTLPTEIRKIVWDSATDFEKELQSWWSLVNFTYDPVTNTATTFVLTISNATIYSIYPIVALGLNHNGTILYPSEHRVWARKMNEKWQTVNLESYIVREQQGFVCEDNAIETQDICLDSEQNICHFEVHPNENPKTVIIYIGKGCICLRTICDSLYVDKIVVEIKNHSNFCVCNFTKIDGCDFSYSTPVTSHQLLQSNYMMIHELLPVPIGMNLTLVKQLLQHKDLIAILKKIRENGQNTLITVHHNVKEIHRVFERAQRDAELRWWDTLFGWSPTATGILNKLCHPIVILLILVLISLILSAILYVIAWKMINRLTYLKKQITREATFTHMIVQDVAKQQKRQTIPEFPPT